In the genome of Bradysia coprophila strain Holo2 unplaced genomic scaffold, BU_Bcop_v1 contig_232, whole genome shotgun sequence, one region contains:
- the LOC119076257 gene encoding skin secretory protein xP2-like gives MKTILCISVLLFVSATAESGKKSSSDSKAIPLEKKLDKRGLLDLGYGYGINGLDVGYLGGGHLGGAYIDDHHAHDYHGYNGLHGYGHGFYLGGHTDVTKVHTLIKGVPVPYTVEKHIPHIVEKHVPYKVAVPVPQPYEVVKHVPVHVKEYVKVPVHVPQPYPVEKKVPYPVHVPVDRPVPVKVYVPQPYPVEKHVPYPVKVHVPAPYPVEKRVPYPVHVPVHVPQPYPVVKKVPVVQHVPVDRPYAVPVDRPYPVHVEKPYPVVVEKPVHYPVHVDRPYPVHVPVEKPYPVKVAVPVKVPVHVEKHVPYVVDRPVPVPVKVPVQVPVAVDHHHDHHDHYGHYYGGHGSYTSFSGLGHEYSYHH, from the exons atgaaaacaatt TTGTGCATATCTGTGCTTCTGTTCGTATCGGCAACAGCCGAATCAGGCAAGAAGTCATCGTCCGACAGCAAAGCTATtccattggaaaaaaaattggacaaGCGTGGCTTACTCGATTTAGGATACGGATATGGTATTAATGGATTAGATGTTGGCTACTTGGGCGGTGGACATTTAGGTGGCGCTTACATTGATGACCATCATGCCCATGACTATCACGGATATAATGGATTACACGGATACGGTCACGGATTCTACCTGGGTGGACATACCGATGTGACGAAAGTGCACACATTAATAAAGGGTGTTCCAGTGCCATATACTGTAGAAAAGCATATTCCACATATTGTTGAGAAGCATGTCCCATATAAAGTTGCCGTACCCGTGCCACAGCCCTATGAAGTGGTGAAACATGTCCCTGTCCACGTAAAAGAATACGTTAAAGTGCCAGTTCATGTTCCACAACCGTACCCAGTTGAGAAGAAAGTTCCATATCCCGTCCATGTTCCAGTAGATCGTCCAGTACCAGTTAAGGTTTACGTGCCACAG CCGTACCCTGTTGAAAAGCACGTTCCATATCCAGTTAAAGTACATGTCCCAG CACCCTATCCAGTCGAGAAAAGAGTACCATACCCAGTTCATGTTCCAG TACATGTTCCTCAACCATACCCCGTTGTGAAGAAAGTCCCAGTAGTTCAACATGTGCCAGTCGATCGTCCATACGCAGTACCTGTTGATCGTCCATATCCAGTACATGTCGAAAA GCCTTATCCAGTAGTCGTTGAAAAGCCAGTGCATTATCCAGTGCATGTGGATCGGCCATATCCCGTTCATGTACCCGTGGAAAAACCATATCCCGTCAAAGTAGCAGTACCAGTTAAG GTACCCGTTCATGTGGAAAAGCATGTACCATACGTTGTTGATAGACCTGTGCCAGTTCCAGTAAAGGTCCCTGTACAAGTACCTGTTGCGGTCGACCATCATCATGATCATCACGATCATTACGGACACTACTACGGTGGTCATGGGAGTTACACCAGTTTCAGTGGACTAGGTCACGAATATAGTTACCATCATTAA